One genomic region from Colletotrichum lupini chromosome 7, complete sequence encodes:
- a CDS encoding C6 zinc finger domain-containing protein: MPRIGHKKSRNGCSNCKQRKVKCDENRPCGACVRLQIECSLTPSSIQDRSQISASTLDGHGDDSSTISSKSTPPGGASSKTPPPSLGADFPVGPVTENAYPWMMDLGLMNHFTSVTSATLPGANLHTWRDKVPAVAADSPYLMHQILAVSAFHLATMEPLGSFFTRAHMQQQQQRQEKLSLALQHQHHAIRGVQAEISHVTPANCDALFAASSLLFIGAFAASGPTPRSPFRQLEVDDILEVFTLIRGVSSVMASARENVRHCILKDFMQCNPYLGGNELLTLLQENISRIECGLDQQDVSPEIKNVISETISGFRDSIERASSITPELNVAVSWPMVLRENFMALLVVRDPASLVILAHYCTVLHAAGSQFWFMKAWGRHLLAAITRSLPPSWRNEIKWPEDYVNPRLASQNGDIPQTSVK; this comes from the exons ATGCCGCGAATTGGACACAAGAAGTCCCGTAACGGTTGTTCCAACTGTAAACAGAGAAAGGTCAAG TGCGATGAGAATCGACCTTGTGGCGCATGCGTCAGACTACAGATCGAGTGTAGCCTGACGCCATCTTCGATTCAAGATCGCTCGCAAATCAGCGCCTCTACACTAGATGGCCATGGAGACGACTCGTCGACCATCTCATCCAAGAGCACCCCACCAGGAGGAGCCTCATCGAAAACACCGCCGCCCTCTTTAGGGGCAGACTTCCCCGTCGGACCCGTGACCGAAAACGCCTACCCCTGGATGATGGATCTCGGCTTGATGAACCACTTCACCTCCGTAACCTCCGCAACCTTACCCGGTGCCAACCTCCACACCTGGCGCGACAAGGTTCCGGCAGTGGCAGCGGACTCGCCCTACCTCATGCATCAGATCCTCGCAGTCTCCGCCTTTCACCTCGCAACCATGGAACCACTTGGATCTTTCTTCACGCGAGCTCATAtgcagcaacaacaacagcGTCAGGAAAAACTATCTTTGGCGTTACAGCACCAACACCATGCAATTCGTGGAGTTCAGGCTGAGATTTCGCACGTCACGCCTGCGAACTGCGACGCTCTCTTCGCTGCTTCGTCACTACTCTTTATTGGCGCCTTCGCTGCCTCTGGTCCAACGCCGCGTAGTCCCTTTCGGCAGCTAGAAGTTGATGACATCTTGGAGGTCTTTACCCTCATCCGCGGTGTCAGCAGTGTCATGGCCTCGGCTAGGGAGAATGTGCGACATTGCATATTGAAGGACTTCATGCAATGCAATCCGTATCTAGGCGGCAACGAGTTGCTAACATTGCTGCAAGAGAACATCTCGCGAATTGAGTGTGGATTGGATCAGCAAGACGTTAGTCCGGAGATTAAGAATGTCATCAGCGAGACAATCTCGGGCTTCCGGGACAGCATTGAACGGGCATCTTCTATCACTCCTGAGTTGAACGTTGCCGTGTCTTGGCCTATGGTTTTGCGTGAAAACTTCATGGCCTTACTTGTTGTCAGAGACCCTGCGTCTTTAGTCATTCTTGCGCATTATTGTACCGTCCTTCATGCAGCGGGATCTCAATTTTGGTTCATGAAAGCGTGGGGACGTCACCTGCTTGCCGCAATAACTAGATCTCTTCCGCCAAGTTGGCGCAATGAGATAAAGTGGCCAGAAGACTATGTTAACCCAAGGCTAGCTAGTCAAAACGGAGATATCCCTCAGACGAGTGTTAAATGA